The following is a genomic window from Amycolatopsis cihanbeyliensis.
GCTCCGCGGCTACGGCCAACCCCCCAGATAACCCCGCCCCCGCTACCGGTAAGGGTCAGAGCGGGCGGGTCTCGCCGGGGGTGTGGCCGTACTGGTCGCGAAAGACGCGGGTGAAGTGCGCCTGGCTGGCGAATCCCCAGTGGTAGGCGATATCGGCAACGGTGCTGTCCCGCGAGCCGGGGTCGGCCAGTTGCTCGGCGGCCTTGGCGAGTCGCCGTAGCAGGATGTATCGCGCCGGGGTGACCTCCTCGGGCGCGAAGACCCGACTCAGATGCCGGGCCGAGATGCCGAGTTGCGCCGCCACCTGGCCGGCGCACAGCGCGGGATCGGTCAGCCTGCGCTCGATGAAGTCCTTGGCCAGCACGAGCAGCGCCGATCGCCCACCGCTCGGCGTCCCGCCGAGCCTGCCCGCGATCAGCGAGCCGACCAGCTCCAGCGTGCCGCGGTCGGCCTCCGCGGTGATCGGCCTGCCCGCGGCGAGTTGCCCGAGCGCCGAGCGCAGCGCGGTGAGCGCGGGGCGTTCGGCCGCGGAGCTCGCGGTGAACCGCATCGGCGCGGTCAGCCCGCCGGGCAGGCAGTACTCGGCGAAGATCTCCCGCGGGATGTCCACCAGCACCTGGTGCATCGGCGCGGAGAAACCGAAAAGGTACGACCGGCGGGTGTCGTACAGCGCGAGGTCGCCCGCCTTCATCGCGAAGCTGCCGCCACGGTGCAGGAACACCGCTTCCCCGGAGAGCAGCAGGCTGGCGAACACCGAGTCCTTCGGCAGTGCCCGGCACATCCCGGGGGTGCGCTCGATGACGTGCTCGTTGCCCGCGATATCGGCCAGCCGCAGCGCGCCCATCCGCAGGTTGGCCTGCGACGCGAGCAGGCCCTGCTCGGAGTACGGCGAGACGGTCAGCCCCACCAGGGCCTGCCGGTTGTACTCCTGCCAGAAGTCGATCCGCTCCGCGGGCGGGACCGAACGCGTCGACACCTTGGAGATCGTCGAGACCGCGGGTACGGGCATCTCGGCCTCCTTGCCGCTCGTGCCCCCTTGCTCTCACCACGGAGCGTAACCCGAGTCGGTGGCGCACGTCACGCCCCGCGGCCTCGGACCCGCTGTCAGCAGGCCAGATACCCGCCGTCCACCGGCACCACGGCCCCGGTGACATACCCGGCGGCCGGCGAGCACAGGAAGGCGATCACCGCGGCGACCTCGGCCGGGGTGCCGAGCCGGCCGAGCGGGGTGCGGGCGAGCACGGCCTCGGTGGCCGCCGGGTCGTCCAGCACCCCGCGGGCCAGCGGGGTCACCACGAATCCGGGGGCCACCGCGTTCACCCGCACCCCCAGCGGGGCGTACTCCGCGGCGAGCGACCTGGTCAGCTGGGACACCCCGCCCTTGCTGGCGCTGTAGGCGGGCCGGTCGCGGCTGCCGAAGAAGGCGAACATCGAGGACAGGTTGACGATGCTGCCCCGGTTCTCGGCCAGCCGCTCGCGGGCCGCCTCACTGGCCACCAGCACCGCGCCGAGGTTCACCGCGAGCACCCGCTCCCAGGACTCGGCCCGGTACTCCCGCCGGTCCCGGCTCAGTCCCGCGCAGTTGACCAGGTGGTCGATCCGGCCCGCCGCGCCGATCCACCCGGCCAGCCCGGCGGAGTCGGTGACGTCGGCCTCCACCCACTCGACCCGCTCGTGCGTGGGCAGGTCACCCGGGTCGGCGGGCGGCAGCCCGAGCACCCGCACACTCGCCCCGAGCTCGGCGAACAGCGTCGCC
Proteins encoded in this region:
- a CDS encoding helix-turn-helix domain-containing protein is translated as MPVPAVSTISKVSTRSVPPAERIDFWQEYNRQALVGLTVSPYSEQGLLASQANLRMGALRLADIAGNEHVIERTPGMCRALPKDSVFASLLLSGEAVFLHRGGSFAMKAGDLALYDTRRSYLFGFSAPMHQVLVDIPREIFAEYCLPGGLTAPMRFTASSAAERPALTALRSALGQLAAGRPITAEADRGTLELVGSLIAGRLGGTPSGGRSALLVLAKDFIERRLTDPALCAGQVAAQLGISARHLSRVFAPEEVTPARYILLRRLAKAAEQLADPGSRDSTVADIAYHWGFASQAHFTRVFRDQYGHTPGETRPL
- a CDS encoding SDR family NAD(P)-dependent oxidoreductase, yielding MTGALAPGLFAGNTILVTGGTSGIGSATATLFAELGASVRVLGLPPADPGDLPTHERVEWVEADVTDSAGLAGWIGAAGRIDHLVNCAGLSRDRREYRAESWERVLAVNLGAVLVASEAARERLAENRGSIVNLSSMFAFFGSRDRPAYSASKGGVSQLTRSLAAEYAPLGVRVNAVAPGFVVTPLARGVLDDPAATEAVLARTPLGRLGTPAEVAAVIAFLCSPAAGYVTGAVVPVDGGYLAC